A portion of the Chondrinema litorale genome contains these proteins:
- a CDS encoding isoaspartyl peptidase/L-asparaginase family protein produces the protein MQKRRTFIKNAVLGSAALTTAFGCENAKKEEEKVIAQKPIVISTWKFGVQANAEAWKILSANGRALDAVEVGAMVPESDPTESSVGFGGLPDREGKVTLDACIMDEKGNCGSVAFLQHIKNPIQVARKVMEDTPHVMLAGEGALQFALESGFKKENLLTPNAEKAWKEWLEKSEYKPVINIENHDTIGILALDEAGNLSGACTTSGMAYKMHGRVGDSPIIGAGLYVDNEVGGACATGVGEAVIRAAGSAMVVEQMRNGKSPEEACKIIVERIARLYPSLENMQVGFLALNKNGEYGAYCIHPGFNYAVKSEKQDDLIDGKHIV, from the coding sequence ATGCAAAAAAGAAGGACTTTCATTAAAAATGCTGTATTAGGCAGTGCAGCATTAACTACCGCATTTGGTTGTGAAAACGCGAAAAAGGAAGAAGAAAAAGTAATTGCTCAAAAACCAATTGTAATTTCTACTTGGAAATTTGGAGTTCAAGCAAATGCTGAAGCATGGAAAATCCTTTCAGCCAACGGAAGAGCATTAGATGCTGTAGAAGTTGGTGCAATGGTTCCTGAATCTGACCCTACAGAAAGTAGTGTAGGTTTTGGTGGATTACCAGACAGAGAAGGAAAAGTAACTTTAGATGCTTGTATTATGGATGAAAAAGGCAATTGTGGTTCTGTTGCTTTTTTACAACATATTAAAAACCCAATACAAGTTGCTAGAAAAGTGATGGAAGATACACCACACGTAATGCTTGCAGGTGAAGGTGCTTTACAATTTGCTTTAGAATCTGGTTTTAAAAAAGAAAACCTACTTACTCCAAATGCAGAAAAAGCTTGGAAAGAATGGTTAGAGAAATCAGAATATAAACCTGTAATTAATATAGAAAACCACGACACTATTGGAATTCTGGCTCTAGATGAGGCAGGAAACCTTTCAGGTGCATGTACCACTAGTGGCATGGCATACAAAATGCATGGCCGTGTTGGTGACTCACCAATTATTGGAGCTGGCCTTTATGTAGACAATGAAGTAGGTGGTGCTTGTGCAACTGGTGTTGGAGAGGCAGTAATTAGAGCAGCAGGTAGTGCAATGGTAGTTGAGCAAATGAGAAATGGAAAATCTCCAGAAGAAGCTTGTAAAATTATTGTTGAACGTATCGCTCGCTTATATCCTAGTTTAGAGAATATGCAAGTAGGATTCTTAGCATTAAATAAAAATGGAGAGTATGGTGCTTACTGTATCCATCCAGGTTTTAATTATGCTGTTAAATCTGAAAAGCAAGACGATCTGATTGATGGGAAACATATTGTATAA
- a CDS encoding superoxide dismutase: MAFKLPELPYAYDALEPSFDAKTMEIHHSKHHGGYVAKLNAAIEGSELESKSLEELMSVAGSNTAVRNNGGGHFNHSLFWTILSANGGGAPTGDLATAIDSAFGSFDKFKEEFANAAATRFGSGWAWLVVAGGTLKVCSTPNQDNPLMDVAEVKGTPILGLDVWEHAYYLNYQNKRPDYIGAFWNIVDWSSVSEKFAAAK; encoded by the coding sequence ATGGCTTTCAAATTACCTGAATTACCCTATGCGTATGATGCTTTAGAACCAAGTTTTGATGCTAAAACTATGGAAATTCACCATTCTAAGCACCATGGAGGGTATGTAGCAAAATTAAACGCAGCAATAGAAGGATCTGAGCTCGAATCTAAATCTTTAGAAGAGTTAATGAGTGTAGCTGGTAGCAATACTGCTGTAAGAAATAACGGTGGTGGACACTTTAACCATAGTCTTTTCTGGACAATACTTTCTGCTAATGGAGGAGGAGCACCAACAGGCGACCTTGCTACTGCAATTGACAGCGCTTTTGGTTCTTTTGATAAATTTAAAGAAGAGTTTGCTAATGCAGCTGCTACTAGATTTGGTTCTGGTTGGGCTTGGTTAGTTGTAGCTGGTGGTACACTTAAAGTATGCTCTACACCTAATCAAGATAATCCATTAATGGATGTAGCTGAAGTTAAAGGAACTCCAATTTTAGGTCTTGATGTTTGGGAACATGCTTATTACTTAAACTACCAAAACAAAAGACCAGATTATATCGGTGCTTTCTGGAATATTGTAGACTGGAGTTCTGTATCTGAAAAGTTCGCAGCTGCTAAATAA
- a CDS encoding ABC transporter ATP-binding protein, translating into MIEINNIQKTFGDKKVLHGITAVFEQGKTNMIIGASGTGKSVLLKTIVGLVPPDEGNVLFNGRDFYNSNREEQKSIRREIGMLFQGSALFDSLTVAQNVQFPLDMLSTMDKAEKEERVRFCLDRVGLSGSENKMPSEISGGMMKRVGIARAIVMNSQYLFCDEPNSGLDPNTSIVIDNLIQEITHEYNLTTVIVSHDMNSMMEIGEYILFMSEGKKVWDGTNDDVVHAESEILQKFIFSNKLMRKYKNNS; encoded by the coding sequence ATGATTGAAATCAATAATATCCAGAAGACATTCGGTGATAAAAAAGTATTACATGGTATAACTGCAGTTTTTGAGCAAGGCAAAACCAATATGATTATTGGAGCAAGTGGTACAGGTAAAAGTGTATTATTGAAAACAATTGTTGGCTTAGTTCCTCCAGACGAAGGGAATGTTCTTTTCAATGGACGTGATTTTTACAATTCGAATAGAGAAGAGCAAAAATCGATAAGGAGAGAGATAGGTATGTTGTTTCAAGGAAGTGCGCTTTTTGATTCTCTCACAGTTGCACAAAATGTGCAGTTTCCTTTAGATATGCTTTCTACAATGGATAAAGCAGAAAAGGAAGAACGTGTGAGATTTTGCTTAGATAGAGTAGGGCTTTCAGGTTCTGAAAACAAAATGCCATCTGAAATAAGTGGAGGTATGATGAAAAGGGTAGGTATTGCAAGAGCAATTGTAATGAATTCTCAATATCTCTTTTGTGATGAACCAAACTCTGGATTAGATCCCAATACCTCAATTGTGATTGATAATCTAATTCAAGAAATCACTCATGAATATAATCTTACTACTGTAATTGTTTCTCATGATATGAACTCTATGATGGAAATAGGAGAGTATATCTTATTTATGAGTGAAGGTAAGAAAGTATGGGATGGAACCAACGACGATGTAGTACATGCAGAATCTGAGATTTTACAGAAGTTTATATTCTCAAATAAATTGATGAGAAAGTATAAAAATAACTCTTAA
- a CDS encoding RNA polymerase sigma factor has product MRKYKIGDSELISQYKKGNDKAFEVLIDRHKNKIYTTILLIVKDSEIAEDLLQETFIKAIKTIQSGRYNEEGKFLPWISRIAHNMAIDYFRKKKRNPTIVMEDGSNVFNTLAFAEDSFESNQIKSETHARLRELIQNLPDNQREVLMMRHYMQLSFQEIAEFTGVSINTALGRMRYALINLRKQMNQIEKNYEKKNQSR; this is encoded by the coding sequence ATGAGAAAGTACAAGATTGGAGACAGTGAACTGATCTCACAATACAAAAAAGGAAACGATAAAGCTTTTGAAGTACTAATCGATAGACACAAGAATAAAATTTACACAACTATTTTATTAATTGTCAAAGATTCCGAAATTGCTGAAGACCTCTTACAAGAGACTTTCATCAAAGCGATCAAAACTATTCAGTCAGGAAGATACAATGAAGAAGGTAAATTTTTGCCCTGGATATCAAGAATAGCACATAACATGGCTATCGATTATTTCAGGAAAAAGAAGAGAAACCCAACCATTGTAATGGAAGATGGTAGTAATGTGTTTAACACGCTTGCATTTGCAGAAGATTCTTTTGAATCGAACCAAATAAAATCTGAAACACATGCCCGTCTTAGGGAACTGATTCAAAATCTACCTGACAACCAAAGAGAAGTACTCATGATGCGACATTATATGCAATTGAGTTTTCAGGAAATAGCTGAATTTACAGGTGTTAGCATAAACACAGCTCTTGGTAGGATGAGATACGCTTTGATCAATTTGCGGAAGCAAATGAATCAAATTGAAAAGAACTATGAAAAAAAGAATCAATCAAGATGA
- a CDS encoding 6-pyruvoyl trahydropterin synthase family protein: MVHICRKEHFNAAHKLYNPNWSRERNEEVFGPCANENWHGHNFELIVTVKGKPDPETGFVVDLKVLGKIIKENIISKVDHKNLNLDVDFMKGKLTSCENLVLEFWKILEFQLSKVSDTAKLHCLELIETNKNSVKYYGE; encoded by the coding sequence ATAGTACATATATGTAGAAAAGAGCATTTTAATGCTGCTCATAAATTATACAATCCGAACTGGAGTAGAGAAAGAAACGAAGAGGTTTTTGGACCTTGTGCCAATGAAAACTGGCATGGACACAACTTTGAATTGATTGTAACAGTAAAAGGTAAGCCCGATCCAGAAACAGGATTCGTAGTTGATCTTAAAGTTCTAGGTAAGATTATTAAAGAAAACATCATATCTAAAGTTGATCATAAAAACCTGAATTTAGATGTGGATTTCATGAAAGGCAAACTTACTAGCTGCGAGAATTTAGTGTTAGAATTCTGGAAAATACTTGAATTCCAGTTATCTAAAGTTTCTGATACAGCCAAATTACATTGTTTGGAATTAATTGAGACAAATAAAAATTCTGTAAAATACTACGGAGAATAA
- a CDS encoding NAD-dependent epimerase/dehydratase family protein — MNILITGGAGYIGTELTHQLSLLEEVDKIVIYDNLSRKNYNIFLMEQHLPDSKIRFESADILDSYKLNKAVEEADVIFHLAAKVTTPFANEDPHVFEQVNHWGTAELSYAIESNPVKKVIYLSSMSVYGSSEEPVDISTAPRPGTYYGISKLNGEKMLERLFSKTNMLILRCGNVYGYSRSMRFDAVINKFMFGAHFQNFIQIEGGGEQTRPFIHIDKIVSCLVHALKKDIASGTYNLFDKNFSINEIVNEIKNIYPTIDTLHTLKDVKLRSLSAARDPSIGNKVKFDSKDLITELRDFSQKFSFLP, encoded by the coding sequence ATGAATATTTTAATAACAGGAGGGGCAGGATACATAGGTACTGAATTAACCCACCAACTTTCACTTTTAGAAGAGGTAGATAAGATTGTAATTTACGACAATCTATCAAGAAAAAACTATAATATCTTTTTAATGGAGCAGCATCTCCCTGATAGCAAAATCAGGTTTGAGTCTGCTGATATTCTAGATTCTTATAAATTAAATAAAGCTGTTGAGGAGGCTGATGTTATTTTCCATTTAGCAGCAAAAGTTACTACTCCATTTGCTAATGAAGACCCACATGTATTTGAACAAGTAAATCACTGGGGAACTGCAGAGTTGAGTTATGCTATAGAAAGTAATCCAGTTAAGAAAGTTATTTACTTAAGCTCGATGTCTGTTTATGGTTCAAGCGAAGAACCTGTAGATATAAGTACTGCACCAAGACCGGGTACATATTATGGTATATCTAAGCTAAACGGTGAGAAAATGCTAGAGCGACTTTTTAGCAAAACCAACATGCTTATTTTAAGGTGTGGCAATGTTTACGGCTATAGTAGAAGTATGCGTTTTGATGCGGTCATTAATAAGTTTATGTTTGGTGCTCATTTCCAAAATTTTATTCAAATTGAAGGAGGAGGAGAACAGACTCGGCCATTTATTCATATAGATAAAATTGTAAGTTGTTTAGTGCATGCTTTAAAAAAAGACATAGCATCAGGTACTTATAATTTATTTGATAAAAATTTCAGCATCAATGAAATAGTAAATGAGATAAAAAATATTTATCCAACAATTGATACATTACATACACTAAAAGATGTGAAACTTAGAAGTTTAAGTGCGGCAAGAGATCCTAGTATAGGAAATAAAGTTAAGTTTGATAGCAAAGATTTAATCACAGAATTAAGGGATTTTAGCCAAAAATTTTCATTTTTACCATAG
- a CDS encoding sugar MFS transporter: MAGGSYSSSSNTVVNDVPGQQTNYTRALIVLTLLFFLWGFLTCMNDILIPYLKNVFQLNFFQAMLVQFAFFLAYFIGSLIYFIISASSGDPISKIGYKNGIIAGLIISGISCALFYPAAEFKVYGFFLGALFFLGIGFTILQIAANPYVSILGSEDTASSRLNLSQGFNSFGTTIAPLIGGYLVFQYFAVDGEVTEDSVKIPYLIFSSVFFFAAVLIKMTNLPTFSSEENIESGAGALKYPHLLLGMFAIFFYVGGEVAIGSSLINFFELENILGLEPTKADVFLSFYWGGSMIGRFLGSISLSKSAMGPKKFGLMVLVAIAAFLVIYGGAYIKYSQSGETLSFMEVAPFLLIMAVNLVAFLAGKSIASRTLAIFAFINIILLAITLLSGGALAFWAVIGIGLFNSIMWSNIFTLAIEGLGKYKSQGSSLLVMAILGGALIPPIQGAIADSVGLQLSFFVPVICYIYLAYYGLAGYKAGKSN, encoded by the coding sequence ATGGCAGGAGGCTCATATTCATCGAGTAGCAACACTGTTGTTAACGATGTACCAGGACAACAAACAAATTACACAAGAGCTCTAATCGTTCTAACTTTACTTTTCTTTTTATGGGGATTTTTAACATGTATGAATGACATCCTCATACCTTATCTTAAGAATGTATTCCAGTTAAATTTCTTTCAAGCAATGCTGGTACAATTTGCATTCTTTTTAGCTTACTTTATTGGTTCTTTAATATATTTCATCATATCAGCCTCATCTGGTGATCCGATTTCTAAAATTGGATATAAAAATGGAATTATAGCCGGATTAATTATTTCAGGTATTTCTTGTGCCTTATTTTACCCAGCAGCAGAATTTAAAGTATATGGTTTCTTTTTAGGAGCTCTTTTCTTTTTAGGTATTGGTTTTACCATACTACAAATTGCAGCAAATCCTTATGTATCTATATTAGGAAGTGAAGATACTGCATCCAGTAGACTAAATTTATCTCAAGGATTTAACTCTTTTGGTACTACCATCGCTCCACTTATTGGTGGATATTTAGTTTTCCAATATTTTGCAGTGGATGGTGAAGTTACTGAAGACTCTGTGAAAATTCCTTATCTAATTTTCTCTTCAGTATTCTTCTTTGCAGCAGTATTAATTAAAATGACAAACTTGCCAACCTTTAGCTCTGAAGAGAATATTGAAAGTGGCGCAGGCGCATTAAAGTACCCTCACTTGTTATTAGGGATGTTTGCCATTTTCTTTTATGTAGGTGGAGAAGTTGCTATTGGAAGTTCATTAATTAACTTTTTTGAACTAGAAAATATTCTTGGCTTAGAACCCACAAAAGCAGATGTATTCTTATCGTTTTATTGGGGAGGCTCTATGATAGGTAGATTTCTAGGATCTATCTCATTAAGTAAATCTGCTATGGGACCTAAAAAATTCGGTTTAATGGTACTTGTTGCTATTGCTGCATTCTTAGTTATTTATGGCGGCGCATACATTAAATACAGTCAAAGTGGAGAAACACTCTCATTTATGGAAGTTGCTCCTTTCCTTTTAATTATGGCTGTTAACCTTGTTGCCTTTTTAGCAGGTAAATCAATAGCAAGCCGAACTTTAGCCATTTTTGCATTTATCAATATTATTTTATTGGCAATTACCTTATTATCTGGAGGAGCTTTGGCATTCTGGGCAGTAATTGGTATTGGCTTATTCAACTCTATTATGTGGTCTAATATATTCACATTGGCCATTGAAGGATTAGGAAAATATAAAAGCCAAGGCTCATCATTATTAGTTATGGCAATTTTAGGTGGTGCTCTAATTCCACCAATACAAGGTGCTATTGCAGACTCTGTAGGACTACAACTTTCTTTCTTTGTTCCAGTAATTTGCTACATTTACCTAGCTTATTATGGTCTTGCAGGTTACAAGGCAGGAAAATCAAACTAA
- a CDS encoding phosphoadenylyl-sulfate reductase: MFASKEELIKLFEEKLEMIQADLESYKKADKKLFSTSSFQTNSVPLLHIISVLAPDTPVYFLNTGYHFAETLKFRDELAEKLNLNIVSISSSIPKYQQKDQDGRLMYSSNPDRCCHINKIAPLDPILASFDVWINGVRGAQSSVRASFNKEEQAPMGVTRYHPMLDWNTKMVHDYIRIFELPRHPLEGQGYLSIGCQPCTHKIDPNALLDNRDGRWKGMNKTECGLHTKLVKK, translated from the coding sequence GTGTTTGCATCCAAAGAAGAATTAATTAAACTTTTTGAGGAAAAATTAGAGATGATTCAAGCAGACTTAGAATCATATAAAAAGGCTGATAAAAAGCTTTTTTCAACGTCCTCATTTCAAACTAACAGTGTTCCATTGCTTCATATAATAAGTGTTTTGGCGCCAGATACGCCTGTATACTTTTTAAATACAGGATATCATTTTGCAGAAACATTAAAATTTAGAGATGAGCTAGCGGAGAAGTTAAATTTGAACATTGTAAGTATATCATCATCAATACCTAAGTATCAGCAAAAAGATCAGGATGGGAGACTTATGTACTCATCTAATCCAGATAGGTGTTGCCATATAAATAAGATTGCTCCTTTAGATCCAATTCTAGCAAGTTTTGATGTTTGGATAAATGGAGTAAGAGGAGCACAAAGTTCTGTAAGGGCTTCTTTCAATAAAGAAGAGCAAGCTCCAATGGGAGTAACTCGCTATCATCCTATGCTAGATTGGAACACTAAAATGGTTCACGATTACATTAGGATTTTTGAGTTACCAAGACATCCGCTTGAAGGGCAGGGGTATTTGAGTATCGGTTGCCAACCATGTACTCATAAAATTGATCCTAATGCTTTGCTAGATAATAGAGATGGCAGATGGAAGGGTATGAATAAAACCGAGTGTGGTTTGCATACCAAACTCGTGAAGAAATAA
- a CDS encoding MlaE family ABC transporter permease gives MKSLGKYMMFLGRLVSNREPFRVYRKLFFEECILIGIDSLTIVVLVSVFIGAVMCLQTAFNLVSPIIPKYVISLVVRDMTLLEVAPTFTAIVFAGKVGSNIASTIGTMKITEQVDALEVMGINSASYLVLPKIMAGMFMYPILVILAGFLAILGGYIAGVLGGVITPDEYIYGIRSDFMQFSVTFSIVKAFVFSFLIVSISAYKGYFTDGGALEVGRASTKAVTNSCIAVLIADFFLAQFLV, from the coding sequence ATGAAGAGTTTAGGAAAGTACATGATGTTTTTAGGAAGACTGGTATCAAATCGAGAGCCCTTCCGAGTTTATAGAAAACTATTTTTTGAAGAATGCATTCTAATAGGAATCGACTCACTTACTATTGTAGTTCTGGTATCAGTATTTATTGGTGCTGTAATGTGTCTACAAACTGCATTTAACCTGGTAAGTCCCATTATTCCAAAATATGTAATCAGCCTTGTTGTAAGAGACATGACTTTGCTCGAAGTCGCTCCAACTTTTACTGCAATTGTATTTGCAGGTAAAGTAGGTTCTAATATTGCCAGTACTATTGGCACTATGAAAATTACCGAGCAGGTCGATGCCCTTGAAGTAATGGGTATAAATTCAGCATCTTATCTGGTTTTACCTAAGATAATGGCAGGCATGTTTATGTATCCGATACTAGTAATTTTAGCAGGTTTTCTTGCTATTTTAGGTGGATATATCGCTGGAGTTTTAGGTGGAGTAATTACTCCTGATGAATATATTTATGGAATCAGGTCTGATTTTATGCAGTTTAGTGTCACGTTTTCAATTGTAAAAGCATTTGTTTTTAGTTTTTTAATAGTATCAATTTCTGCATACAAAGGATACTTTACTGATGGTGGAGCATTAGAAGTTGGACGTGCCAGTACAAAAGCTGTTACTAATAGCTGTATTGCAGTACTTATAGCCGATTTCTTTTTGGCTCAATTTCTTGTTTAA
- the rfbA gene encoding glucose-1-phosphate thymidylyltransferase RfbA, with translation MKGIILAGGSGTRLHPLTYSVSKQLMPVYDKPMIYYPLSTLMMAGIKDILIISTPKDMPLFKDLLKDGSQLGCNFSYAVQAEPNGLAQAFVIGEEFVGNDKVALILGDNIFYGTGLQETLQDNIDPDGGIVFAYHVSDPHRYGVVEFDKSKTAISIEEKPQHPKSNYAVPGLYFYDNDVVEIAKSIKPSARGEYEITDVNSHYLKAGKLKVGIMDKGTAWLDTGTFNSLMQAAQFVQVIEERQGLKIGSPEEIAFLMGYIGAEQLEILAKPLVKSGYGTYLMGLIKE, from the coding sequence ATGAAAGGTATTATATTAGCCGGAGGTTCAGGTACAAGATTACATCCACTTACTTATTCTGTTAGTAAACAATTAATGCCTGTTTACGATAAGCCTATGATCTACTATCCATTATCAACTTTGATGATGGCTGGCATTAAGGATATTTTAATTATTTCTACTCCGAAAGATATGCCTCTTTTTAAAGATTTATTAAAAGATGGCAGTCAACTTGGTTGTAATTTTTCATATGCTGTTCAAGCAGAGCCAAATGGTTTAGCTCAAGCATTTGTAATAGGAGAAGAGTTTGTAGGTAATGATAAAGTTGCTCTAATTCTTGGTGATAATATTTTTTATGGTACCGGATTACAAGAAACTTTACAAGATAATATTGATCCTGATGGAGGGATTGTATTCGCTTATCATGTATCTGATCCGCATAGATATGGAGTGGTTGAATTCGATAAATCTAAAACTGCAATAAGTATTGAGGAGAAACCCCAGCATCCAAAGTCCAATTATGCTGTGCCTGGTTTGTATTTTTATGATAATGATGTAGTAGAGATTGCTAAATCTATTAAACCGTCTGCGAGAGGTGAGTATGAAATTACTGATGTTAACAGTCACTATCTTAAAGCAGGCAAGTTAAAAGTTGGTATAATGGATAAAGGTACTGCATGGTTAGATACAGGAACATTTAACTCATTAATGCAAGCAGCTCAATTTGTTCAAGTAATAGAAGAGCGTCAGGGACTTAAAATAGGATCACCTGAAGAAATAGCTTTCTTAATGGGATATATTGGCGCAGAACAGCTAGAGATATTAGCTAAGCCATTAGTTAAAAGCGGTTACGGAACCTATTTAATGGGTCTTATAAAAGAATAA
- a CDS encoding tetratricopeptide repeat protein: MALIATIFLIQACSYSIKQEDYLLPLPDDKNMNLDGRIDYLTNLINDDDKAEFRYERAKLYLKADRNPAALRDINRAISLNTKNVKYYVVKAKADLSESNYKEALEAAQHAEKNGISSPELSVLLGELFYQDGNQISALRYLQEALVNLPNNFDAIYLSGKIYAEQKDTAAAFNYLEKAIKIDTTAKDPYITYMSLLNDYKMYKQSASIGNKYLQAIKPDAAFSYYYAETLENNRQADSSLVWYEKSFTEQNHWKPGIKLARARLKDGDYREAMRLYKICLSQNPSIENGFYELGYINEYLLGDLNEALKAYQSGEVSDTTSTRYPFYVKRVQRKIEFKNFQESF, translated from the coding sequence TTGGCTTTAATTGCGACTATTTTTCTTATTCAAGCTTGTAGTTATTCAATCAAACAGGAAGATTACCTACTTCCCTTGCCAGATGATAAAAACATGAATCTCGATGGCAGGATTGATTATCTCACAAACTTGATAAATGATGATGATAAAGCCGAATTTAGATATGAAAGAGCTAAATTATATCTGAAAGCAGATAGAAATCCTGCTGCATTAAGAGATATAAATCGCGCTATTTCTTTAAATACAAAGAATGTAAAATACTATGTTGTTAAAGCCAAAGCCGATTTAAGTGAGAGTAATTACAAAGAAGCTTTAGAAGCAGCCCAACATGCAGAAAAAAATGGCATATCTTCTCCCGAATTAAGTGTTTTATTAGGAGAGCTTTTTTATCAAGATGGAAATCAAATAAGTGCTTTAAGATATCTACAGGAAGCATTAGTAAACCTGCCTAATAACTTTGATGCAATTTATTTGAGTGGGAAAATATATGCAGAGCAAAAAGATACAGCAGCGGCTTTCAACTATTTAGAAAAAGCAATTAAAATTGATACTACTGCAAAAGACCCTTATATCACTTATATGTCTTTATTAAATGATTATAAGATGTATAAGCAATCTGCAAGCATTGGAAATAAGTATCTACAAGCTATAAAACCCGATGCTGCATTTTCTTACTATTATGCTGAAACATTGGAAAATAACCGCCAAGCTGACTCATCATTAGTTTGGTACGAAAAATCTTTTACAGAACAAAACCATTGGAAACCAGGAATTAAATTGGCCAGAGCCAGATTAAAAGATGGAGATTATAGAGAGGCAATGAGGCTATATAAAATCTGTTTATCGCAAAACCCATCAATTGAAAATGGTTTTTATGAGCTTGGTTACATTAACGAATACCTTTTAGGGGATTTAAATGAAGCATTAAAAGCATATCAATCAGGTGAAGTATCTGACACAACAAGTACCAGATATCCATTCTATGTTAAAAGAGTTCAAAGAAAAATTGAATTCAAAAACTTTCAGGAATCTTTTTAA
- the lpxB gene encoding lipid-A-disaccharide synthase yields MKYYLIAGEKSGDLHASNLIKSLKKRDANAEFRGWGGDEMEAAGLTLVKHYKETAFMGFLEVFLNLHKISGFIKSCKKDITSWKPDVIILVDYAGFNLRIAKFAKTAGFKVYYYISPKLWAWGQKRALKIKKYVDRMFAIMHFEKAFYAKFDYHHVDYVGNPVLDAVSNFSPAPNFLIDHKLENKRIIAILPGSRKQEVINILHKTISLKKAFPEHQFVIAGVSQLPKELYSIAKENEIPVLFDQTYDLLSHAEAAIVTSGTATLETAMFYVPEVVVYQTSTITYNIAKIIIKVKYISLVNLLADKEVVKELIQNDFNEENLIKELTKVIENKDQIINEYKSLYKKLKTESVSETAAELMTKYLH; encoded by the coding sequence ATGAAATATTATCTGATAGCTGGTGAAAAGTCCGGCGACTTACATGCTTCCAATTTAATTAAGTCACTAAAAAAAAGAGATGCAAATGCAGAATTTAGGGGTTGGGGCGGTGACGAAATGGAAGCTGCTGGTTTAACGCTTGTAAAACATTATAAAGAAACTGCTTTTATGGGATTTTTAGAGGTTTTTTTAAATCTCCATAAAATCTCAGGTTTCATTAAATCATGCAAAAAAGATATTACTTCATGGAAACCTGATGTAATTATACTTGTAGATTACGCTGGGTTTAATCTTAGAATAGCCAAATTTGCTAAAACTGCTGGTTTTAAAGTTTACTACTATATTTCTCCAAAGCTTTGGGCATGGGGTCAAAAAAGAGCACTAAAGATAAAGAAATATGTAGATCGAATGTTTGCAATTATGCACTTCGAAAAAGCTTTTTATGCAAAGTTTGACTACCACCATGTAGATTATGTAGGAAACCCAGTTTTGGATGCAGTAAGCAACTTCTCTCCTGCTCCCAATTTTTTAATTGATCATAAATTAGAAAATAAGCGGATTATAGCGATTCTTCCAGGTAGCAGAAAACAAGAAGTCATAAACATCTTACATAAAACCATATCGCTTAAAAAAGCATTTCCAGAGCATCAATTTGTAATAGCAGGAGTTTCGCAATTACCAAAAGAATTATACTCAATTGCAAAGGAGAATGAAATTCCGGTATTGTTTGATCAAACTTACGATCTTTTATCTCATGCCGAGGCTGCAATTGTAACGTCTGGTACTGCAACTTTAGAAACAGCAATGTTCTATGTACCAGAAGTTGTGGTGTATCAAACCAGTACAATTACTTATAACATTGCCAAAATAATTATTAAAGTAAAATACATTTCATTGGTAAATCTCTTAGCAGATAAGGAAGTTGTAAAAGAGCTAATTCAAAATGATTTTAATGAGGAAAATCTGATTAAAGAATTAACCAAAGTAATTGAAAATAAAGATCAGATAATTAATGAATATAAATCACTTTATAAAAAATTAAAAACTGAAAGTGTTTCTGAAACTGCAGCTGAATTGATGACGAAATATTTACATTAG